The window TACCTGAAACCGGATGAAAGCCTGAAGTTAGCTTCAATGCATAATCGCGCTCGCCCCCGAGCTCTTTGAGCGCTATTTCGCCCAGTCTACGAAGTGCGTCGTGAACTCTCTTGTGCGCTGTACGCTCGTCGGTAGTGAAATCAGTGTATTTTTCGCGAGACCGGCTCTGCCGAAACAGCTCAATGTCGCGCCCGGAAATCTTAGCCTCCTGCCATCGCTCAACAATGGGCGACCGGTAGAAGTGAAAGCCCTCTCCTTCTTGATCGGCTAGTTGGCCACGAATTTCCAACAGATCGGCGTCAATATTATCGGTGGGGCCTCCTCTAAGGCGATCGTAGAAGGCTTCGCGAATCCGCCGTTTATCCTTTCTCGACGAAATGTTTTCGAATCTGTCGGGAAACACGATGTAAAGCCAAGCTTCCTGCATTGGCTGGTAGGCTCCATGGGATGATTCCACACTGCGAACGTCGGCCGCGAAGCGCCAAGGATCGGCAAGCAAAGCAGATCGATCCGCTTCCGGCAGTGCTTGCCAATGTATTAGAAATTCATCTAACCATGCCAAATGGAATGGTCGATGCTGGTTGAAGCTTTGGTCACCCGCAAGTCCATTCTTCACACCAACGACTGCCCATTCTGGAATCAGTGGCGGATTCGCGCTCCAACTGAGTACCGCTTCTACGTTTTCGAGTTTCTTTTCGGGGCCGGAGAGGCTTGTAAAGAATTGTTGGGTATATAGAAGCTCTGCGGCTAGCTGAAAAATGTCGTCACTAGCATCCTCGAGCTGCTTTTTGAATTTCTCTAGAAAAGATCCGTCACCCTCGTCAAATCGGTCCACGAACATATTGTGAAATTGCTGAAGGTTTGCGAGCGACCATAGCTTCCTACCGGGCGAGAACAGGCTATCGAATCGAACCAAGGCAGTGTCCCGGACACGTTGCATCGCATTGAACGTTTCCTCAGGTAAGCCCGCGAGTTTAGCCATTTCATCCCCGCCCCAAACTGTAAACTATTGCCGGGCAAGCATAGACCTAAAATTGCACTCTTGGTCTACTAGCAATTGGATGTTTGTCCCAAAATTGAGTGGTCTAGCTAGTCGCGAACGGGTCCGGTACTGTGACAGTAAGCCAGATAGCGGGAGTTGATTGATGGCGACCGGCCGAAAGATACCTGGGGATCGATTGGTGCTAGGCATGCTTTCCGTTCTTCGGACATTGGTGCTTGAGCTCGATCGGAAGGGCGTTTTAGATGCAAACGAATTTGTGCAGACTGTACAAGAGACCGCGATCGCACATCGAGAAGCGGGAGACCCAAACGATCTCGCTGACGCCATTCATGCCATCAGTATGCAGTTGCACGATTCAATCGGGAAGGACACACCGGGCACCAATTGAAAGGCGAGGGATGCTGCAGAAGCAATGACGCTGTTGCCTGTTTACCCGTCGCGTTCAGCTACTTGAACATAAATACGAGACGTAAGCGATCCAGATGCCCAAACCCGAAATCGGCCCACCTTGTATGGAGTGACTACGGGCGACGGAGTTCTCGCTCGGTTCGATTCGTTCGTTGTCCGTCGTGGTAGATCAAGCCAACGCTTTAGCGCTGGATGCGCCCTGATATGGATCGAGCAGATGTCATGGTCGGCACCTGCTTCGACATTGAAGTTTACACGACGCGATCCTCTGGCCCCTCGTAACCTTGAGCGGGGGCCGAACCGAGCCAAGCACGCTGAACCAACTCAACCGACACAAAGAGGGGCTCGGGTAAAAGACTCCTACTAGTGTGGTGAGATTTCTAGGTTTTCGAGCGGATGGTCAGTTAATGATGGCGCGGCAGGGGCCGGGCAAAGCAGACTTTCTAGCTTCATGAATACTTAATCGAGAAATTCACGATGTGGGTGCAATATGTCGAAAGGACCAGATGAGCGCCAAGCCGCGGAAGATTACCGGCGGCAGCGACAAGCCGCCAATGCGGCGAGACAGGGAGGAGGACGGACCGCCGAGGCGACTATGCAATGGCTTCGGGACAATCGGCCCACACTCCTAGAGATATGCAAACGTAGCGGAGTGGCAGACGATAAACTTGAGTCTATGGCTGACGAGTTTATACGTGCGCTAGCAGAGCGTCCGCCCGGCTCGGCCCTTGACGACCCTGGCGCAACTCGCATCCTGCAAGGGATAATTGACAGGATCGAAGCCGCATGCGGAAAAATTGCTTTTCCGCTCAGAGGCGGAGTGGTGTTCGGCAATTCCGTTGGTGCCGGGTTGATAGCGAGGCAGTTGCCCGTCTTGGCGACTGACGTAAGCATTATCGAAACAACGCTGCCGTTTCTGATTTTCTGCGACTTGGTAAGTAAGGTTATTGTTCATTCGCTTCCCGAGCCGCGATGCGATAAAGGCGGCTCCCACTTCGAATTTAACGCTGCGGAAGTCAGAACGCGCCTGCAATCCGAGAGATGGATCCTTAGCCAATGGGTGAGCATCTTGGTGAGATATGCAGTTTTCGGTACTCCTCCGAAAGACTTGGGGGTCGCTCCTCAAGCAGCGCGCCAATACTTGCGCGGTAAGCTTCTTGACGCGATGGAAGTGTTCGCGATTGCTCACGAATACGGCCATCATTCTCTTAGCCACGGGCTTACAACTTCGATGGGCGAGGAATGTGATCTTTTGGCGGATGAACATGAAGCTGATATGTTTGCGAGAGGCATGTCACTTGTAATCGGACAGAGCGAGGGGGAGTTTTTCCTGTTTTCAGGAGCGGGCGGCGCACTGATTCTGGGGGCGATCGAACTCGTCAGTCGCACGCGAGCTGTTTTATCCACCGGTACAGACGATCTCCCCCTTAGCCGAACGCATCCATCAGTGACGGACCGCATTAAGCTAATGGATCGTCAGGACTTAGAGCATCTGCCAAACGAAACAGCTGAGGAATACATCGGCATCAGGCAAGCGTTCTCAGACGTCCTTAAGGCTGTTTGGGCCGAGGCAAAGCCGGCGGTGCAATCGTTTCACACAGAGGGGTTGCGACCGATTGACAACGTGAAAAGTCCGACTGATTGGCTTCCTTTTATTTCCGAATGAGCAACGGGGCGCTGGAACGAATCTCGGCAGTTACGCTTGAATCGGCCGTATGCGTAAGAGTCCACCAATCGGCGTAAAAGCCCATTTTCCGGGCTTTGTCGAACCCGCGTTAGCGTCCCAGATGGCTCGGGTACCGCGCGGAGATAGATGGATTCACGAAATCAAATTCGACGGCTACCGCGTTCAACTGCACATCGCCAACTCGGACGCCAAGGCCTTCACGCGTCGTGGTCATGACTGGACGCACCGTTTCCGCAAGATTGCGCATGACGCTTTCCAGGTCAAAGCTGAAACCGCGATAATCGACGGCGAGGTCGTCGCTCCTGCCGAGGATGGCACGACCGACTTCTCTGTTCTTCAAAATGAACTGAAAGGCCGGTCCACCAAGATCGTGGTGGTGGCGTTCGATCTTCTGTACCTTAATGGTCGCGATTTACGCAGGGCGCCGCTCTTCGAGCGAAAATCCCTGTTGCGCAAGATCATCAGCGGCACAGCGATTCAGTTCAGCGATAGCTTTGAACTCGACGGCCAGGATATGTTCAAGCACGCCTGCAAGACTGGCCTGGAAGGTGTGGTTTCGAAGGTGCGTGACGGTCGATATGAAAGCGGCCGTGGCAATGGATGGGTGAAGGTTACGTGCGCCCAGCGCGAAACGTTGGCTATTGCAGGCTACGCTTTAGACGGTACCAAATGGGATGGCATGTACATCGGTCGGCGCAAGGGCGCTGACTTCTTGTACGCCGGTAAAGTCGATCACGGATTTTCCCCTGAAGATGCCAAAGAACTACAGCGAAGACTAAAGCCGCTGGTACGAAGAACGCAACCTTACACGAAGCGCATTGCGCATCGCGGCATCTGGGTTGAACCCGAGTTACTGGCAGAAATCGAATACCGTGCAAAGAGTACCGAAGGGAAATTGCGGCATCCGTTCTTCAAGGGTTTGAGGGAGGATATGGGATGAACGACGCGCTCGACCAATGGACAAGCGGGCGGAAAAGCCTCCGGGTGACCGACGCACGATCCCAGCTTATGTTTACTACTCCATGATGAGACTTTCACCGGAGGATCAGTTCGATCGTGAGAAGGTCAACGCTGCGGCGCAACAACGACAGGAGTGGGTTTGGATTTACGAGGACGGTCACAAGCATATCGGCAATGCGGATTGGATAAAGGTCTTTGCCACCGAGGAGGCCGCAAGCGCATGGTTTGCCGAGA of the Bradyrhizobium sp. WSM1417 genome contains:
- the ligD gene encoding non-homologous end-joining DNA ligase is translated as MRKSPPIGVKAHFPGFVEPALASQMARVPRGDRWIHEIKFDGYRVQLHIANSDAKAFTRRGHDWTHRFRKIAHDAFQVKAETAIIDGEVVAPAEDGTTDFSVLQNELKGRSTKIVVVAFDLLYLNGRDLRRAPLFERKSLLRKIISGTAIQFSDSFELDGQDMFKHACKTGLEGVVSKVRDGRYESGRGNGWVKVTCAQRETLAIAGYALDGTKWDGMYIGRRKGADFLYAGKVDHGFSPEDAKELQRRLKPLVRRTQPYTKRIAHRGIWVEPELLAEIEYRAKSTEGKLRHPFFKGLREDMG
- a CDS encoding ImmA/IrrE family metallo-endopeptidase → MADDKLESMADEFIRALAERPPGSALDDPGATRILQGIIDRIEAACGKIAFPLRGGVVFGNSVGAGLIARQLPVLATDVSIIETTLPFLIFCDLVSKVIVHSLPEPRCDKGGSHFEFNAAEVRTRLQSERWILSQWVSILVRYAVFGTPPKDLGVAPQAARQYLRGKLLDAMEVFAIAHEYGHHSLSHGLTTSMGEECDLLADEHEADMFARGMSLVIGQSEGEFFLFSGAGGALILGAIELVSRTRAVLSTGTDDLPLSRTHPSVTDRIKLMDRQDLEHLPNETAEEYIGIRQAFSDVLKAVWAEAKPAVQSFHTEGLRPIDNVKSPTDWLPFISE